The proteins below are encoded in one region of Equus caballus isolate H_3958 breed thoroughbred chromosome 16, TB-T2T, whole genome shotgun sequence:
- the TRH gene encoding thyrotropin releasing hormone isoform X1, which yields MDSAMPSPWSLLAMALTLTLTGVPGGRSQPEAAQQEAAMGAEHPGLDDLLRQAERLLLLREDLQRLREDQGERESESQIFQPNWLSKRQHPGKREEEAEERVEEEEAEEGAVGRHKRQHPGRREDEAAWSADATQQKRQHPGRRSSWLGYTFTKRQHPGRRLVDPQAQRSWEEEEEEREEGELMPEKRQHPGKRALGSPCGPRGACGQASLLLGLLDDLSRGQGAEEKRQHPGRRAAWTREPLEE from the exons ATGG ACTCCGCGATGCCGAGCCCTTGGTCGCTGCTCGCCATGGCtttgaccctgaccctgaccggCGTTCCCGGCGGCCGCTCACAGCCCGAGGCGGCCCAGCAGGAGGCGGCGATGGGCGCCGAGCACCCGGGCCTGGACGACCTCCTGCGCCAGGCGGAGCGCCTACTCCTCCTCCGGGAAGACCTCCAGCGGCTGCGAGAGGACCAGGGCGAGCGCGAATCAG AGTCCCAGATTTTTCAACCCAACTGGCTCTCCAAGCGTCAGCATCCAGGcaaaagggaggaagaggcagaagagcgagttgaagaggaggaggcagaagaaggGGCTGTGGGACGCCACAAACGGCAGCACCCCGGCCGGCGGGAGGATGAGGCTGCATGGTCAGCTGATGCAACCCAGCAAAAGCGGCAGCACCCTGGCCGGCGTTCCTCCTGGCTCGGGTACACTTTCACCAAGAGGCAGCACCCGGGCAGACGACTGGTGGATCCCCAGGCCCAAAGGAgttgggaagaggaggaagaggagagggaggagggggagctgATGCCTGAGAAACGCCAGCATCCGGGCaagagggccctgggaagcccaTGTGGGCCCCGGGGAGCCTGTGGTCAAGCCAGCCTCCTGCTGGGGCTCCTAGATGACCTGAGCAGGGGCCAGGGGGCTGAGGAGAAGCGGCAGCACCCCGGGCGGAGGGCGGCCTGGACCCGGGAGCCCCTGGAGGAGTGA
- the TRH gene encoding thyrotropin releasing hormone isoform X2, with the protein MPSPWSLLAMALTLTLTGVPGGRSQPEAAQQEAAMGAEHPGLDDLLRQAERLLLLREDLQRLREDQGERESESQIFQPNWLSKRQHPGKREEEAEERVEEEEAEEGAVGRHKRQHPGRREDEAAWSADATQQKRQHPGRRSSWLGYTFTKRQHPGRRLVDPQAQRSWEEEEEEREEGELMPEKRQHPGKRALGSPCGPRGACGQASLLLGLLDDLSRGQGAEEKRQHPGRRAAWTREPLEE; encoded by the exons ATGCCGAGCCCTTGGTCGCTGCTCGCCATGGCtttgaccctgaccctgaccggCGTTCCCGGCGGCCGCTCACAGCCCGAGGCGGCCCAGCAGGAGGCGGCGATGGGCGCCGAGCACCCGGGCCTGGACGACCTCCTGCGCCAGGCGGAGCGCCTACTCCTCCTCCGGGAAGACCTCCAGCGGCTGCGAGAGGACCAGGGCGAGCGCGAATCAG AGTCCCAGATTTTTCAACCCAACTGGCTCTCCAAGCGTCAGCATCCAGGcaaaagggaggaagaggcagaagagcgagttgaagaggaggaggcagaagaaggGGCTGTGGGACGCCACAAACGGCAGCACCCCGGCCGGCGGGAGGATGAGGCTGCATGGTCAGCTGATGCAACCCAGCAAAAGCGGCAGCACCCTGGCCGGCGTTCCTCCTGGCTCGGGTACACTTTCACCAAGAGGCAGCACCCGGGCAGACGACTGGTGGATCCCCAGGCCCAAAGGAgttgggaagaggaggaagaggagagggaggagggggagctgATGCCTGAGAAACGCCAGCATCCGGGCaagagggccctgggaagcccaTGTGGGCCCCGGGGAGCCTGTGGTCAAGCCAGCCTCCTGCTGGGGCTCCTAGATGACCTGAGCAGGGGCCAGGGGGCTGAGGAGAAGCGGCAGCACCCCGGGCGGAGGGCGGCCTGGACCCGGGAGCCCCTGGAGGAGTGA